A segment of the Marinomonas posidonica IVIA-Po-181 genome:
ATCAACAAAGACAAAGTACCTTCGTTGGCATCCAAACGCACCATGTCACCGTCTTGAATCTTAGCAATCAAACCGCCCGCCAAGGCTTCAGGGGTTAAATGAATGGCTGCAGGCACCTTACCAGAAGCACCGGACATACGTCCGTCCGTCACCAAAGCCACTTTGTAGCCTTGATCCTGCAAGTTACCTAGGAAAGGCGTAAGCTTATGAAGTTCGGGCATGCCCATGGCCTTTGGCCCTTGAAAACGAATCACGGCAATACAATCACGTTTTAATTCACCACTGCCAATGGCATCCGCCAATTCATGTTGGCTATGGAAAACGGCTGCAGGTGCTTCAATGACTCGGTTCTCTTCTTTCACGGCTGAGACTTTGATCACAGAACGACCTAAATTACCTTTCAGCAAGGACAAACCACCTTCTTTACTGAATGGGTTATCAATAGGACGAACCACATCCAGATCCAGACTTTCACCTGGACCATCACGCCAAATCAACTTACCATTTTCTAAGAAAGGTTCTTTGGTGTAGTGCTCTAAACCTTGACCAACAATAGTATGAACATCCTCGTGCAACAACCCACCTTTGAGCAGTTGCTTCACCAAGAACGCCATGCCACCTGCCGCATGGAAGTGGTTAATGTCCGCTTGACCATTTGGGTAAATACGCGTCAATAAAGGCACGACTTTGGACAACTCCGCAAAATCATCCCAAGTGACAATAATGCCCGCAGCGCGTGCATACGCCACAATGTGCATAGTGTGATTGGTTGAACCACCCGTTGCCAATAGACCGACAATGGAGTTCACGATACTTCGCTCGTCAATGACTTTATACAAAGGACGATAGTCACGACCAAGAGCGGTAATTTTAGTTGATAATTGTGCTGCGTATTCTGTTAAAGAATCGCGCAATGGATCCGTAGGATTAACAAAAGACGAGCCTGGCAATTGCAAGCCCATCATTTCCACCAATAACTGGTTGGAGTTCGCAGTACCATAGAAGGTACAGGTACCTGCACTGTGATAAGAAGCGGATTCAGCCTCCAGCAATTCATCACGAGTCGCATCACCTTGCGCGTAACGCTGACGCACCGCCGCCTTCTCCGCATTGGTAATACCAGACTGCATTGGACCTGCAGGAATAAACAGAGAAGGCAATTGACCAAAACGCAATGCCGCAATCAACAGCCCTGGAACGATCTTGTCACAAATTCCTAAGAAGATAGCGGAATCAAACATATTATGAGACAGACCAATGGCCGCACCTTGAGCAATGTTGTCACGGCTGAATAAACTCAGCTCCATGCCATCTTGGCCCTGAGTCACACCATCACACATGGCTGGAACACAACCGGCCACTTGAGCAACTGACCCCATTGCCTTAACAGCGGCACGAATTTTATCTGGATAGGCTTCATAAGGCTGGTGCGCAGACAACATGTCGTTGTAAGAAGAGATAATGCCGACATTCGCCTCTTCCATCATGGTCAGCTTTTGCTTTTCTTGTGGCTGACAAGCAGCAAAGCCATGTGCCAAGTTACCACAGGACAAAGTTCCACGATGCGGACCTTGCTCTTCAGCCTGCTTCATATCTTTAAGGTATTGATCTCGCAGCGTCTTACTTCGCGCAATAATGTCGTTCGTTACCTTAGCAACAATCGAATTCATGACTCTCTCCGCCTATTAATCTGTTTGATCACATCCCACAATGCGATCGATATTTTATGTAATATTACTACATTTTTATTTTATTTCACCCCTAAAAACCCTTTAAACGAGATTATTTTTGGCTTTTCTTGTAATTTTTTTACATAAAGAGTTCGATATTCTCACCAAATACGCTAAAATCTACTTCAACTTGTAACATCTCTCAGTATAGACTCTGATTCAGATCAAGAGTTGATTAAAACTCAATCAACTTTATAAGAATTTGTTACAAATCCTTGCTTAAAAAATTACTTATGTAGTATTTTTACGTCAAAGAACAATATTGAACGCTGAATGTTCGAATTCGAACATTCAGTCTATTTCACACTAGTTAGAGGTGAGTATGACTATTAAGGTAGCTATCAACGGATATGGACGTATCGGACGCAACACGCTTAGAGCTTTATATGAATCAGGTAAGCGTGACCAAATCCAAATAGTAGCCATCAACGACCTTGGTGACTCGAAAACCAACGCTCATTTAACCAAATACGACACTGTACACGGCCGTTTTGCTGGCGAAGTGACGTTTGATGATGAAGCTCTGTACATCAATCAAGATAAAATTCGCACTTTCTCTGAGCGCAACCCTGCCGACCTTCCATGGGCTGAATTGGGTGTGGATGTGGTTTATGAATGTACCG
Coding sequences within it:
- the edd gene encoding phosphogluconate dehydratase, whose product is MNSIVAKVTNDIIARSKTLRDQYLKDMKQAEEQGPHRGTLSCGNLAHGFAACQPQEKQKLTMMEEANVGIISSYNDMLSAHQPYEAYPDKIRAAVKAMGSVAQVAGCVPAMCDGVTQGQDGMELSLFSRDNIAQGAAIGLSHNMFDSAIFLGICDKIVPGLLIAALRFGQLPSLFIPAGPMQSGITNAEKAAVRQRYAQGDATRDELLEAESASYHSAGTCTFYGTANSNQLLVEMMGLQLPGSSFVNPTDPLRDSLTEYAAQLSTKITALGRDYRPLYKVIDERSIVNSIVGLLATGGSTNHTMHIVAYARAAGIIVTWDDFAELSKVVPLLTRIYPNGQADINHFHAAGGMAFLVKQLLKGGLLHEDVHTIVGQGLEHYTKEPFLENGKLIWRDGPGESLDLDVVRPIDNPFSKEGGLSLLKGNLGRSVIKVSAVKEENRVIEAPAAVFHSQHELADAIGSGELKRDCIAVIRFQGPKAMGMPELHKLTPFLGNLQDQGYKVALVTDGRMSGASGKVPAAIHLTPEALAGGLIAKIQDGDMVRLDANEGTLSLLISEEEMQNREAATQDLTASHQGMGRELFSGQRILVSGAEQGACSLFND